Genomic segment of Deltaproteobacteria bacterium:
AGAGGTCTCCCGGGCCGGCGGGCGCGGGGTCGTCTTCACTGGCGGGGAGCCTTTTGTGGAGTATGAAACCCTTCGAGCCGTGGTAGCCGAAGCCGGCCGCCTCGGACTGCGGGTCCGGATCGTAACGAACGGACTCTGGGCGGCCAGTGAACGTCATGCCAGACGCCTTCTCCGGGTCCTTTGCCAGGAGGGCTTGAAAACCCTGACCGTGAGCTACGACGAACCTCACGAGGCGTGTGTACCCGGCGAGCGGGTCCGAACCGCCGTTGCCGTGGCACTGGATTTGGGGCTCCGCGTCATCGTGAGTTCTGCGATCCTGGACGGCGACCTCGAATCGGCGGTGTCTTCCCTCCTCGAGCGGCTCGATCTCCCACCACATCCCTCTCTCTGGGTGAAGCCGGGGCACGTTTCCCCCAACGGGCGGGCTCTGTCGAGTTTCGATTCCTCGTCATTTGCCGGCCTCGATCTCTCGAGTGGCGCAAAGCGCCTCGATGGACCATGCGCGTTCGTCGTGGCCGAGCCGGTGGTGACACCGGCAGGAGATCTCGCCGCATGTTGCAGTCCTGCCACCGCGACACGGACCGGTTTCCGCCCGGAATTCGTTGTCGGCAATCTTCATCGGACTTCACTACGCCGCCTCCAGGAGGATTTGGAGACGGATCCCCTTTTTCTGTTCCTCATGCTCCGAGGTCCCTGGGCTCTTCGCCAGGTTGCCGGGGAGTCGGGGGTCGAACCAGACACCAGGACGCCCATCGTCAACCAGTGCGATCTCTGTGCGGCTTTGCTCCATGACGGAGCTGCGACACGGGCCCTCAGGGAATTCCTCCTTCCCAGAAGGGCCGAGTTGGAGCTCCAAGCCATTCACCTCGCGGCCAGCCTGGGGGACCGCTACGACGATTACCTGGAGGCAAGGGCAGGACTCCGGCGACTGGTTGGGGCAGGGTCCGCATAGCCCCTGAGAACGAGGAATGTCTGAACAGGTCTGTCTAATCAATCCCCCCTTCGGGGCCATCGAGCGACCGAGCGTGGGATTGGGACTGCTAAAGGCAAGCGCCTGCAAGGCCCGGGTGCCGTGCCGTGTCCTCTATGCCAACCTGGCTTTTGCCGAGCGAATCGGCCTCGACCTTTACTTCTGGTTTGCAAACACGGGCGAGTACATCGACCTCTTCGGCGAATGGGTTTTTGCGGGGGTCCTGTTTCCAGAGAACCATGAGGCCTCGGAGGGGTATATTCGACGCTTCGTGGCCGGCGGCTACACGGAGAGCACCTTCAAGGCCGTCCTGCCGGGCCGGGATCTCATGGAGACCCTCCAAGAAGCCCGACGGTGGGCGGAGGAATTCGTAGAAGCGTTTGCCCTGGCCGTCGTCGAGACCCGCCCATGCGTCGTGGGCTGCACGTCGTCCTTCCAGCAGAACTGCGCTGCACTGGCCCTTCTGAAACGGATCCGGGAACTCGATCCGGCCGTGGTGACCCTCTTGGGAGGCGCGAACTGCGAGGGGCCGATGGGTCGTGCGCTTCGTCGCGCATTCCCCTGGGTCGATTTCGTGGTATCAGGGGAAGCCGAGTCGATCTTCCCTGACTTGCTGCAGCAGATACTCGACCGCGGGAGGACGCTGGATGAGAACCTCTTGCCGGAGTGTGTGATCGGTTCGGCCC
This window contains:
- a CDS encoding radical SAM protein, translated to MFLNSVGMLLTFRCNAMCRHCCFEAGPERTDRMPIEDARRFVREVSRAGGRGVVFTGGEPFVEYETLRAVVAEAGRLGLRVRIVTNGLWAASERHARRLLRVLCQEGLKTLTVSYDEPHEACVPGERVRTAVAVALDLGLRVIVSSAILDGDLESAVSSLLERLDLPPHPSLWVKPGHVSPNGRALSSFDSSSFAGLDLSSGAKRLDGPCAFVVAEPVVTPAGDLAACCSPATATRTGFRPEFVVGNLHRTSLRRLQEDLETDPLFLFLMLRGPWALRQVAGESGVEPDTRTPIVNQCDLCAALLHDGAATRALREFLLPRRAELELQAIHLAASLGDRYDDYLEARAGLRRLVGAGSA